In one window of Paraflavitalea soli DNA:
- a CDS encoding type 1 glutamine amidotransferase — MFAGMYMSDKKQIHIAILDLYEGQPNQGMRCIRELLTQYGDAHQLNISWDEFDVRLKNELPDLSYDMYISSGGPGSPLDSEGSVWETQYFNWLATIEAYNNAAHNPVKKSVLFICHSFQLACRYFKVAQVAKRRSTAFGVFPVHMLDTGREEPVFAGLHDPFYAVDSRDYQVIQPDTKQLRKLGASLLAIEKERPHIPLERAIMAIRFNEYMIGTQFHPEADASGMSMYLQREDKKHTVIESHGFEKWQSMIEQLNDPDKIGHTNSHVIPNFLHQSIEHLVTVEA; from the coding sequence ATGTTTGCAGGCATGTATATGAGCGATAAGAAACAGATACATATAGCTATTCTCGATCTCTATGAAGGCCAGCCCAATCAGGGCATGCGCTGTATCCGGGAATTGTTAACCCAATATGGGGACGCGCACCAGCTCAATATCAGTTGGGATGAATTTGATGTACGGCTTAAAAATGAGCTGCCTGATCTCTCGTATGACATGTATATCTCCAGTGGCGGCCCGGGGTCACCCCTGGATAGTGAGGGCAGCGTGTGGGAAACCCAGTATTTCAATTGGTTAGCAACTATTGAAGCCTACAACAACGCAGCACACAACCCCGTTAAAAAAAGCGTATTATTTATTTGCCATTCCTTCCAGCTGGCCTGCCGTTATTTTAAAGTAGCGCAGGTAGCCAAAAGAAGGTCTACGGCTTTTGGTGTATTTCCGGTGCACATGCTGGATACGGGGCGGGAAGAACCGGTATTTGCCGGCCTGCACGATCCCTTCTATGCAGTAGACAGCCGGGATTACCAGGTGATACAACCGGATACCAAACAATTACGCAAACTGGGCGCCTCCTTATTGGCCATCGAAAAAGAACGTCCCCATATACCGCTGGAAAGGGCCATTATGGCCATCCGGTTCAATGAGTACATGATCGGCACCCAATTTCACCCGGAAGCGGATGCCTCCGGTATGAGCATGTACCTGCAGCGGGAAGATAAAAAGCACACGGTGATCGAAAGCCATGGTTTTGAGAAATGGCAATCCATGATCGAGCAGCTCAATGACCCGGACAAGATCGGGCATACGAACTCCCATGTGATCCCTAATTTTCTCCACCAATCTATTGAGCACCTCGTAACAGTAGAAGCCTGA
- a CDS encoding SGNH/GDSL hydrolase family protein, with translation MKKLIILTVFFNILMAFTIPQKKQRIVFFGDSITQAGVKPGGYITVLGDMYKQKGVQEQYELIGAGIGGNKVYDLYLRMEEDVLAKDPNTVVIWVGVNDVWHKKTSGTGTDADKFEKFYNAIIKKLQAKNIKVLICTPAAIGEKTDFSNELDGDLNKYANIIRQIAQKNNVDLIDLRKAFLDYNLANNPENKDRNILTTDGVHLNEKGNQLVAEQMLKALGK, from the coding sequence ATGAAAAAACTGATCATTCTTACTGTATTCTTCAACATTCTTATGGCTTTTACTATTCCCCAGAAAAAACAGCGCATTGTATTCTTTGGTGATTCTATCACCCAGGCTGGTGTAAAACCCGGCGGCTATATTACAGTATTGGGTGATATGTACAAGCAGAAAGGCGTGCAGGAGCAGTATGAGCTTATTGGTGCTGGTATTGGCGGCAATAAAGTGTATGATCTTTATTTGCGGATGGAAGAGGATGTGCTGGCAAAGGATCCCAATACGGTGGTGATATGGGTAGGCGTAAATGATGTGTGGCATAAAAAGACGTCCGGTACCGGTACGGATGCCGATAAGTTTGAGAAGTTCTACAATGCGATCATCAAAAAACTGCAAGCCAAAAATATCAAGGTATTGATCTGTACGCCGGCTGCTATTGGCGAAAAAACAGACTTCAGCAATGAATTGGATGGCGATCTTAATAAATACGCTAATATCATCCGCCAGATTGCACAAAAGAACAATGTAGACCTGATTGATCTCCGCAAAGCTTTCCTGGATTATAACCTGGCCAATAATCCAGAGAACAAAGACAGAAATATACTCACCACGGATGGCGTGCACCTCAACGAAAAGGGTAACCAACTCGTTGCAGAGCAAATGTTAAAAGCGTTGGGAAAATAA
- a CDS encoding amidohydrolase, giving the protein MRTIYCILLLSSLIACNSKKQADLIVYNATIYTVDSAFSAAEALVVKEGKIIATGKSADLLAQYEAKDKRDAQGKFIYPGLIDAHAHFFRYGTGLQSADLVGTTSWEEVIKKVEAFAAENPQGWITGRGWDQNDWVVKEFPTNEKLNQLFPDRPVILGRIDGHGAIANQRALDLAGVKPGTTLTGGTVEVKKGKLTGILIDNAIDLVRIKVPSPTTDQIKKGVLQAQANCFALGLTTVDDCGLDHEEITFIDSLHRSGDLKIRVYAMLSDAQKNYDFIFSKGKIKTDRLNVRAFKVYADGALGSRGACLLEPYTDRPDWKGFLLSNQAHFDSVASVLFKKDFQMCTHAIGDSANRTILNIYGKYLTGKNDLRWRIEHAQVINEHDFNLFGQYNIIPSVQPTHATSDMYWAGDRLGPQRVKGAYAFNDLLKQNGWIPLGTDFPVEDISPFKTFYAAVVRKDAKGWPAGGYQMENALSRQDALRGMTIWAARSNFEEKEKGSLEAGKMADFVILDRDLLKAPDTELLQVQVLSTWIQGEKVFER; this is encoded by the coding sequence ATGAGAACGATCTATTGTATCCTGCTGCTATCCTCATTAATAGCCTGTAACAGTAAAAAGCAGGCAGACCTGATTGTATACAATGCCACGATCTACACCGTAGATTCGGCCTTCTCTGCTGCAGAAGCACTGGTAGTGAAAGAGGGTAAGATCATTGCCACCGGCAAATCGGCCGACCTGCTGGCGCAATACGAGGCAAAAGATAAAAGAGACGCGCAAGGCAAGTTCATCTACCCGGGACTGATCGATGCGCATGCCCATTTTTTCCGGTATGGAACAGGATTACAATCGGCCGACCTGGTAGGAACGACCAGTTGGGAAGAGGTGATCAAAAAGGTAGAGGCCTTTGCCGCTGAAAATCCCCAGGGTTGGATCACTGGCCGTGGCTGGGATCAAAATGACTGGGTGGTAAAAGAGTTTCCCACCAATGAAAAGCTCAATCAATTATTTCCTGACAGGCCCGTGATACTGGGTCGTATAGACGGACATGGCGCCATCGCCAACCAGCGGGCCCTGGACCTTGCAGGTGTAAAGCCAGGCACCACACTTACCGGTGGCACGGTAGAGGTAAAAAAGGGAAAGCTGACGGGCATATTGATCGATAATGCTATTGACCTGGTGAGGATAAAAGTTCCTTCACCAACTACTGATCAAATTAAGAAAGGGGTATTACAGGCACAGGCCAACTGTTTTGCACTGGGGCTAACCACGGTGGACGATTGTGGCCTGGACCACGAAGAGATCACATTTATTGACAGCCTGCATCGTTCCGGAGATCTTAAGATACGTGTCTACGCCATGTTGAGTGATGCGCAGAAGAATTATGACTTTATCTTCTCTAAAGGAAAAATAAAGACCGACAGGCTGAACGTTCGCGCTTTCAAAGTATATGCCGATGGCGCATTGGGATCAAGAGGCGCCTGCCTGTTGGAACCCTATACCGACCGGCCCGACTGGAAAGGCTTTCTATTGAGCAACCAGGCTCATTTTGATTCAGTAGCCAGCGTGCTGTTCAAAAAAGATTTCCAGATGTGCACACATGCCATCGGAGATTCGGCCAACCGTACCATCCTGAATATCTATGGGAAATACCTGACTGGTAAAAATGACCTGCGCTGGCGTATTGAACATGCACAGGTGATCAACGAACATGATTTTAACCTCTTTGGTCAATACAACATCATCCCTTCCGTACAACCTACTCATGCTACCAGTGATATGTATTGGGCCGGTGACCGCCTGGGACCACAGCGGGTGAAAGGAGCCTATGCTTTCAATGACCTGTTGAAGCAAAATGGCTGGATACCCCTGGGCACTGATTTCCCGGTAGAAGATATTTCCCCCTTTAAAACATTTTATGCGGCTGTTGTACGCAAGGATGCCAAAGGCTGGCCCGCCGGCGGCTACCAGATGGAAAATGCCCTGAGCCGCCAGGATGCTTTGCGCGGTATGACGATCTGGGCAGCCCGGTCTAACTTTGAAGAGAAAGAAAAAGGAAGCCTGGAAGCAGGCAAGATGGCCGACTTTGTTATTCTCGACAGGGACCTGCTCAAGGCGCCGGACACTGAATTATTACAAGTACAGGTATTATCCACCTGGATACAGGGAGAAAAAGTATTTGAGAGATAG
- a CDS encoding amidase gives MKHFYLTLSLFAIGSLQAQEKIDTAAITQAARLIDLTFTAPEKDSMADGLNDNLQHYRKMHQLSIPNDLAYPFAFNPAPHGMVAPVKQTAINWNIPANVTLPADRNELAFYSLLDLASLIKYKKISSVALTTFFLDRLKKWGDTLECVITLTPELALAQAREADELTKKGIYKGPLHGIPYGLKDLFAVKGYKTTWGSVPYKDQVIDEDAFVYTQLKKAGAVLCAKLTLGELAYADLWFGGRTRNPWNLQLGSSGSSAGSASATVAGLLPFAIGTETWGSIVSPSHTCGATGLRPTFGSVSRSGAMVLSWSLDKAGPICRSAADAAVVFYYLKGTDGKDASAITRAFNYTGKADFRKLRIAYAGNYFKNLPAAAPQWGVLETLRKAGATIKEVNFPDSAIYPFNIMDVVISSESAAAFDELTRSNQDDLIRRQDKNFWPNSFRGSRFIPAVEYINANRHRSTLIENLNAFTRQYDVIIVPTFSGNQLAMTNLTGHPVVVFPVGFNQNGLPASITLLGNLYEEATILAVAKAYQEATNFHKVHPEKFKQ, from the coding sequence ATGAAGCATTTTTATTTGACACTCTCCCTTTTTGCCATTGGGTCACTACAGGCGCAGGAAAAAATAGATACAGCTGCCATCACCCAGGCGGCCAGGCTCATCGACCTCACCTTTACGGCACCCGAAAAAGATTCGATGGCAGATGGCCTGAATGACAACCTGCAGCATTACCGTAAGATGCACCAGCTGTCCATTCCCAATGACCTGGCCTATCCTTTTGCCTTCAACCCGGCTCCCCATGGAATGGTAGCCCCGGTAAAACAAACAGCCATCAACTGGAATATTCCGGCCAATGTAACACTGCCGGCCGACAGGAATGAGCTGGCCTTTTATTCCTTGCTGGATCTTGCTTCACTCATCAAATACAAAAAGATCAGTTCGGTAGCACTCACTACGTTCTTTCTTGACCGCCTTAAGAAATGGGGCGATACCCTGGAATGCGTGATCACCCTCACGCCCGAACTGGCCCTTGCACAAGCCAGGGAAGCCGATGAATTGACCAAAAAAGGAATATACAAAGGACCATTGCACGGCATTCCCTATGGGCTAAAAGACCTGTTTGCTGTGAAAGGATATAAGACCACCTGGGGATCTGTGCCCTATAAAGACCAGGTGATCGATGAAGATGCTTTTGTATATACCCAGCTAAAAAAAGCCGGGGCCGTACTTTGCGCCAAGCTTACCCTGGGTGAACTGGCCTATGCCGACCTATGGTTTGGCGGACGCACGCGCAATCCCTGGAACCTTCAACTGGGCTCCAGTGGTTCATCAGCAGGCTCCGCTTCCGCTACCGTGGCCGGCCTGCTGCCTTTTGCCATTGGTACCGAAACCTGGGGGTCTATCGTATCGCCTTCCCATACCTGCGGGGCTACAGGCCTGCGTCCTACTTTTGGATCAGTAAGCCGCAGCGGCGCCATGGTACTGAGCTGGAGCCTCGATAAGGCCGGTCCTATTTGCCGCAGTGCCGCCGATGCAGCCGTTGTATTCTATTACCTCAAAGGAACCGATGGCAAAGATGCGAGCGCCATTACACGCGCCTTTAATTATACGGGTAAAGCTGATTTCCGGAAACTGCGCATTGCCTATGCCGGCAATTATTTCAAGAACCTGCCGGCGGCTGCACCACAATGGGGCGTACTGGAAACCTTGCGCAAGGCGGGCGCCACCATCAAAGAAGTCAACTTCCCCGATTCGGCGATCTATCCGTTTAACATCATGGATGTGGTGATCAGTTCAGAATCGGCGGCTGCTTTTGATGAACTTACCCGCAGCAACCAGGATGACCTCATCCGGCGGCAGGACAAGAATTTCTGGCCCAACAGTTTTCGGGGTTCACGTTTCATTCCGGCTGTTGAATACATCAATGCCAACCGGCACCGGTCTACCCTCATTGAAAACCTGAATGCCTTTACCCGGCAATACGATGTTATTATTGTGCCCACCTTCAGCGGCAATCAACTGGCGATGACCAATCTTACAGGTCACCCGGTAGTGGTATTCCCGGTAGGTTTCAATCAAAACGGACTGCCTGCCAGTATTACGCTGCTGGGCAATTTGTATGAGGAGGCCACCATACTGGCAGTAGCGAAAGCCTACCAGGAGGCCACCAACTTTCATAAAGTACATCCTGAAAAATTCAAACAGTAA
- a CDS encoding zinc-dependent metalloprotease yields MELLNKIIQEDPSIVGKWQEEGQQQYQAYLQRKEDQSGQRIQAGEIIIPVVFHLVGASTVLNVIPDRDIYEQLEILNNDFAGHKADYYKANGVFSPAFLSAIGNVPVRFVLARRTPAGTGTNGIERLVTTKTFTQTTINQLKSTALGGLDPWDVSKYLNIWCATFSDNLLGIATFPFTNSASIGPQGVAIHLATLGANPCRGYYSPLYNEGATLSHEVGHYLYLWHTFGDNAACNDLDFRIQTGWPLTPAASNDDTPPEKADDNTMYGNVSGLYTDGCTPSGMMYMNFMNYFDDRSLFFFTNGQKERVVATMDMYRASLKTSDGATPPAPVTDAYLLSITPMGKCDNRSPILNNTPIKATIRNYGTTPLTSVTLNVQIDGGAVVPTTFPLSLAVMSDSTLTLGNISGARGNHTVVVYTSAPNGGTDNYLSNDTLTSRVNIRTNSLTAPFTENFNGAFFPPRLTTANDLWYVNNPTGGNSWYLSDSYGFFTEGAVAAPNYDYNEVGQFEDLVTPPIDFGAFDSSVLSFRVAHARYDDPSYTWDGLEVQASNDGGQTWFLVYKKTGTDLETQKDTESGAFDPEDDPKLWRTEKVNLTPFIGSGQKLIFRFRNINAYGNNIFIDDIGVTAAVQATRDAAVAAIKGVPAFQCNDFSIKPVITLANKAKANLTTVKINFRIDNNAVTTVTWNGNLAKGTSVDYALGTLSNLPAGAHVLTVYTSEPNNGPDQDVTNDTLRVGFTIFTPVNAPIVQGFESGTFPPEGWGLSTSGSAYTWERNTLSSTEKTASAWVRNYRSTSGQTDNLYSPIIKLETVDSIYVRFDVAHATAVFPGSTALPMDTLEVLVTSDCGLTYTTVYKKWGIELQTLGDPNTAPQYDHTTDPIGFVPNSNYWRKEFIDVTRYVNGKSSFQVIFKNTSNAGNNTYLDNINISTVILPAKLKSDGYLIYPNPFSGAFEVRHLIPPTNLKGMVVISSSGQVVYQKSYNGNAANSIKVDLSRFANGVYTLRMIYDTKVETQRIIKRPY; encoded by the coding sequence ATGGAACTCCTCAATAAGATCATACAGGAAGATCCCTCCATTGTAGGAAAATGGCAGGAAGAAGGCCAGCAACAATACCAGGCATATCTTCAGCGAAAAGAGGATCAAAGCGGCCAGCGTATACAGGCGGGTGAAATTATTATCCCTGTTGTATTCCACCTCGTAGGCGCCAGCACGGTATTAAATGTGATCCCCGACCGGGATATCTATGAGCAACTGGAGATCCTCAACAATGATTTTGCCGGCCACAAAGCCGATTACTATAAAGCCAATGGTGTTTTCTCGCCTGCCTTCTTATCGGCCATCGGTAATGTACCCGTACGGTTTGTATTGGCCAGGCGCACGCCTGCAGGCACAGGCACGAATGGTATTGAACGGCTTGTCACTACCAAGACCTTTACCCAAACCACCATCAATCAATTGAAGAGTACTGCCCTTGGCGGTTTGGATCCCTGGGATGTAAGCAAGTACCTCAATATCTGGTGTGCTACATTTTCAGATAACCTGTTGGGTATTGCTACCTTTCCATTTACCAACTCAGCATCCATTGGACCACAGGGCGTTGCCATCCACCTGGCTACCCTGGGCGCCAATCCCTGCCGTGGTTATTATTCTCCTTTGTACAACGAAGGCGCCACCCTTTCCCATGAAGTAGGACACTACCTTTACCTCTGGCATACCTTCGGAGACAATGCAGCCTGTAATGATCTCGACTTCAGGATACAGACCGGATGGCCACTCACCCCCGCAGCTTCCAATGATGATACCCCTCCGGAGAAAGCCGATGACAACACCATGTATGGGAATGTGAGCGGCCTGTATACCGACGGATGTACACCATCCGGTATGATGTACATGAACTTCATGAACTATTTTGATGACCGCTCTCTGTTCTTTTTCACCAACGGACAGAAAGAAAGAGTAGTCGCTACCATGGATATGTACCGCGCCAGTTTAAAAACCTCCGATGGCGCCACACCGCCGGCTCCTGTTACAGACGCTTACCTGCTAAGCATTACGCCGATGGGTAAATGTGATAACAGAAGTCCCATTCTCAACAATACACCCATTAAGGCTACCATCCGCAATTACGGTACTACCCCACTCACATCCGTGACGTTGAATGTACAAATTGATGGTGGAGCTGTTGTACCAACTACTTTTCCGCTGTCGCTCGCTGTAATGAGCGACTCTACCCTTACCCTGGGTAATATCTCCGGCGCAAGAGGCAATCACACAGTAGTCGTTTATACCTCTGCACCCAATGGTGGTACAGATAATTATCTGAGCAATGATACCCTGACCTCCAGGGTCAACATACGCACCAATTCCCTCACGGCTCCTTTCACAGAGAACTTTAATGGCGCCTTCTTTCCACCGCGGCTCACTACCGCCAATGACCTGTGGTATGTGAATAATCCAACAGGCGGCAACTCATGGTACCTGAGTGATAGTTATGGATTCTTTACCGAAGGTGCGGTAGCAGCGCCCAACTATGATTACAATGAAGTGGGGCAGTTTGAGGACCTGGTTACACCTCCTATAGATTTCGGCGCTTTCGATAGCTCCGTACTCAGCTTCCGCGTAGCACATGCCCGGTATGATGATCCCAGTTATACCTGGGATGGCCTGGAAGTACAGGCATCCAATGATGGCGGGCAAACCTGGTTCCTGGTCTATAAAAAAACAGGTACAGACCTCGAAACACAAAAAGATACGGAGTCCGGTGCATTTGATCCTGAAGATGATCCAAAGCTATGGCGTACAGAAAAAGTAAATCTGACACCCTTCATCGGCAGCGGGCAGAAACTGATCTTCCGGTTCAGGAATATCAATGCCTACGGCAACAATATTTTCATTGATGATATTGGCGTTACAGCAGCTGTTCAGGCTACCAGGGATGCTGCTGTTGCAGCCATAAAGGGTGTACCCGCCTTCCAGTGTAATGATTTCAGCATTAAACCGGTCATCACCCTCGCCAACAAAGCGAAGGCCAACCTCACTACGGTAAAGATCAATTTCCGTATTGACAACAATGCAGTCACCACCGTGACCTGGAATGGCAACCTTGCCAAAGGAACCTCTGTGGATTATGCTCTCGGTACTTTGTCTAACCTGCCTGCAGGCGCTCACGTGCTCACTGTGTATACTTCAGAGCCTAATAATGGTCCCGACCAGGATGTAACCAATGATACACTACGGGTAGGGTTTACCATCTTTACACCGGTGAATGCACCGATCGTACAAGGGTTTGAATCAGGTACCTTCCCGCCCGAGGGATGGGGACTGTCCACCTCCGGATCAGCATATACATGGGAGAGAAATACCCTTAGCTCAACTGAAAAGACCGCCTCTGCCTGGGTACGCAATTATCGCAGCACTTCAGGACAAACAGATAACCTGTATTCTCCCATCATCAAACTCGAAACAGTTGATTCCATCTATGTTCGTTTTGATGTAGCCCATGCAACCGCGGTATTCCCCGGCAGCACTGCTTTGCCGATGGATACCCTGGAAGTACTGGTCACTTCAGATTGTGGTCTTACTTATACTACGGTTTACAAGAAATGGGGTATTGAACTGCAAACACTAGGTGATCCCAATACTGCACCGCAGTACGACCACACGACAGACCCGATTGGTTTTGTGCCCAACAGCAATTACTGGAGAAAAGAATTCATTGATGTTACCCGGTACGTGAATGGAAAGAGCAGCTTCCAGGTGATATTCAAGAATACCAGCAATGCAGGCAACAACACCTACCTGGACAATATCAATATCTCTACGGTAATACTGCCAGCCAAACTGAAATCAGATGGGTACCTCATCTATCCCAATCCGTTCAGCGGCGCCTTTGAGGTACGGCACCTGATACCACCCACTAACCTGAAGGGCATGGTGGTGATCAGTTCATCAGGACAGGTAGTGTACCAAAAATCATACAATGGCAATGCTGCCAATAGCATCAAGGTAGACCTCAGCCGCTTTGCCAATGGCGTGTATACCCTCAGAATGATCTATGACACCAAGGTGGAGACACAGCGCATTATCAAGAGACCTTACTAA
- a CDS encoding carboxylate-amine ligase, protein MSNTNYKQFTLGIEEEYMVLDPNTRELKSHEQKIVTEGQKVIKDKVKAEMHQAVVEVGTDICQNVDEAFHDVATLRKTIAGIAHQFGFSMGAAGTHPFSHWESQLITDHIRYNEIVNELQEAARSNLIFGLHVHVGMESREMANHIANSTRYFLPHIYALSTNSPFWEGRHTGYKSFRTKVFDKFPRTGIPETFDSIESYDNYIKLLVKTNCIDNAKKIWWDLRVHPFFNTVEFRICDVPMTVPETIAIAALFQGICAKIYKLRNQNLNFIQYSRALINENKWRASRYGIDGRLIDFGKEEEVNARVLIYELLDFIDDVVDPLGSRHAVNYVARMMEEGTGADRQLKVFEQTQSLSSVVDYIQSQFLSGLT, encoded by the coding sequence ATGTCAAATACAAATTATAAGCAATTTACGCTGGGCATAGAGGAAGAGTACATGGTATTGGATCCCAATACCCGTGAGCTGAAAAGTCATGAACAGAAAATCGTAACAGAAGGCCAGAAAGTGATCAAGGACAAGGTAAAAGCCGAGATGCACCAGGCCGTAGTGGAAGTAGGCACCGATATCTGTCAGAATGTGGATGAGGCCTTCCATGATGTAGCCACCCTGCGTAAGACCATTGCAGGCATTGCGCATCAATTCGGCTTCAGCATGGGCGCTGCCGGCACCCACCCCTTCAGCCACTGGGAAAGCCAGCTGATCACAGACCATATCCGGTACAATGAGATCGTCAATGAATTGCAGGAGGCGGCACGCAGCAACCTCATATTTGGGTTGCATGTGCATGTAGGTATGGAAAGCCGGGAAATGGCCAATCATATTGCCAATTCCACCCGTTACTTTTTACCACATATTTATGCCCTCAGCACCAATTCACCATTTTGGGAGGGCCGGCATACCGGGTACAAGTCATTCCGTACCAAAGTGTTTGACAAATTCCCCCGCACAGGCATACCGGAGACCTTTGATTCCATAGAATCTTATGACAATTACATCAAGCTGCTGGTAAAGACCAATTGCATTGACAATGCCAAAAAGATCTGGTGGGACCTGCGGGTACACCCCTTTTTCAATACCGTGGAATTCCGCATCTGTGATGTACCCATGACCGTGCCGGAAACCATTGCCATTGCCGCCCTGTTCCAGGGCATCTGTGCCAAAATATACAAGCTGCGCAATCAAAACCTCAACTTCATACAATACTCACGGGCCCTGATCAATGAAAATAAATGGCGCGCCAGCCGCTATGGTATTGATGGCCGCCTCATTGACTTTGGTAAGGAAGAGGAAGTAAATGCCCGCGTGCTCATCTATGAGCTGCTGGACTTTATTGATGATGTGGTAGATCCGCTCGGCAGCCGCCATGCCGTCAATTATGTGGCCCGCATGATGGAAGAAGGAACGGGCGCCGACAGGCAGTTAAAGGTATTTGAACAAACACAAAGCCTGAGCAGTGTAGTGGATTACATTCAAAGCCAGTTTCTTAGCGGATTGACTTAA
- a CDS encoding ATP-grasp domain-containing protein, with translation MKKIGILFGKERSFPMAFVERINSKGVNGVVAEPVRIDKVIQGAADEYAVIVDRISQDVPFYRAFLKNAAICGTAVINNPFWWSADEKFFNNCLAVKIGVPVPKTVILPSYELPTDTSDQSFSNLTYPLDWEGIFNYVGFPAYMKPFAGGGWKNVYKLHDMEDFYRKHGETGQLVMLLQEEIIFDEYYRCYCIGGKYVRIMGYEPRNPHHLRYTHNFHPSPERLQQMEEIVLRINQYLGYDFNTVELAIRDGIPYAIDFCNPAPDADLPSVGEDNFNWVVETSANYAIERALAHEPKRDNLTWGEYIKHSAAKLPLV, from the coding sequence ATGAAAAAGATAGGTATTCTATTTGGCAAGGAAAGGTCATTCCCCATGGCATTTGTGGAAAGAATCAATAGCAAGGGGGTGAACGGGGTGGTAGCTGAGCCGGTCCGGATAGACAAAGTGATACAAGGCGCTGCGGATGAATATGCTGTGATCGTAGACCGCATTTCACAGGACGTTCCATTTTACCGGGCTTTCCTGAAAAATGCAGCTATTTGCGGCACAGCCGTCATTAACAACCCCTTTTGGTGGAGTGCAGACGAAAAATTCTTCAACAACTGCCTGGCCGTCAAAATAGGCGTACCGGTTCCCAAAACGGTCATCTTACCTTCTTACGAACTGCCCACCGATACATCCGATCAATCCTTCAGCAATCTTACCTACCCGCTCGACTGGGAAGGTATTTTCAATTATGTTGGATTTCCGGCTTACATGAAACCATTTGCCGGCGGCGGTTGGAAGAATGTATACAAGCTGCATGATATGGAAGATTTTTACCGCAAGCATGGTGAGACCGGTCAACTGGTGATGCTGCTGCAGGAAGAGATCATCTTTGATGAATATTACCGTTGCTATTGCATCGGCGGCAAATATGTGCGCATCATGGGGTATGAACCGCGGAACCCGCACCACCTTCGCTATACCCATAATTTCCATCCCAGCCCCGAACGGTTGCAACAAATGGAGGAGATCGTTTTGCGCATCAATCAATACCTGGGTTATGATTTCAACACCGTAGAGCTGGCAATACGTGATGGCATTCCCTATGCTATTGATTTCTGTAATCCTGCTCCGGATGCCGATCTGCCCAGCGTGGGAGAAGACAATTTCAACTGGGTGGTGGAAACATCCGCCAATTACGCCATCGAAAGGGCATTGGCGCATGAACCGAAACGGGATAACCTGACCTGGGGAGAATACATCAAACACAGTGCTGCGAAACTGCCACTTGTGTAG
- a CDS encoding alpha/beta hydrolase translates to MHTEISTGIIVETVALPSEFLGRTVTVNFYLPTNISRPEDISLLLVNDGQDLEAMGFDKMISYLSETNQITPLLVAGIHAGDDRLNEYGMQIGPDFKDRGTRGAAYQRFVIEELLPFIYGHYKITSFKERAFAGFSLGGLSAMDIVWNHPEVFSKVGVFSGSLWWRSKDKDAKDYNGDKHRMMHRQVREGSYHPGQKFFFQCGLLDEAEDRNKNGVIDSIDDTIDLMRALLQQGYKEGKDMYYLQLPKGKHDVPTWAKALPVFLKWGWRGKGEEQ, encoded by the coding sequence ATGCACACTGAGATCAGCACCGGCATCATCGTTGAGACCGTAGCATTGCCATCTGAATTCCTGGGACGAACTGTAACAGTGAATTTTTACCTGCCAACCAATATTTCCCGGCCCGAAGACATTAGTCTTCTGCTGGTAAATGACGGCCAGGACCTGGAAGCGATGGGATTTGATAAAATGATCAGCTACTTGTCAGAGACCAACCAGATTACCCCCCTTTTGGTAGCAGGTATTCATGCAGGAGACGACCGCCTCAATGAATACGGCATGCAGATAGGCCCCGATTTTAAAGACCGTGGTACCAGGGGAGCAGCTTACCAGCGTTTTGTTATAGAAGAGCTTTTGCCATTTATTTATGGTCATTATAAGATCACTTCTTTCAAAGAAAGGGCATTTGCCGGTTTTTCACTCGGTGGTCTGAGCGCGATGGATATCGTATGGAATCATCCCGAAGTATTTTCTAAAGTAGGTGTATTCTCCGGTTCCTTGTGGTGGCGTTCAAAAGACAAAGACGCCAAGGATTACAATGGCGATAAACACCGCATGATGCATCGCCAGGTGAGGGAAGGTAGCTACCATCCCGGACAAAAATTCTTCTTTCAATGCGGCCTGTTGGATGAAGCCGAAGACCGCAACAAAAATGGCGTAATCGATTCCATTGACGATACGATCGACCTGATGCGTGCCTTGTTGCAGCAGGGATACAAAGAAGGAAAAGATATGTACTACCTGCAATTGCCCAAAGGAAAGCACGATGTACCTACCTGGGCCAAAGCTTTACCCGTATTCCTGAAATGGGGATGGCGCGGCAAAGGAGAAGAACAATAG